A single window of Salvia splendens isolate huo1 chromosome 6, SspV2, whole genome shotgun sequence DNA harbors:
- the LOC121807239 gene encoding exocyst complex component EXO70I-like, producing the protein MENTARAHTAAMEAINEDDEAITKLETACSDLKSILNQCVTIDSTYNKIHQNLQTIQESLTISSKTVAPLQSLSIANKALDTRINRAVSPALALLSSFTASESLQRLLLDMASELFPEKSPKKRLAKLIEYVGCVDRLDAAIGAIGEESEPAIQKLQEVVEFLSRTKAADPYTTARLRETLATLKALCEAEVDAMRFDGVLDEALLNLQDEYEALMLGIRHRDGEGLGTEMEIEVLEKISLTLAANDCLDICIDMFVKVRYRRAAKALMRLNPDYLRRYTPEEIDEMQWEDLETSISLWMQHLELAVKAVLVSEKRLCRRVLGGLMGGAIWPECFIKIADKIMAVFFRFGEGVARSDKAPQKLFKLLDMFDSLEALKPEFEEVFEGEAGADICARFRELEKLLVHASTRVFWELGLQIEGSQDGLPPPVDGSVPKLVRYAVNYLKNLAVDSYSSPMEKVLRTQQLWKGGTLSDLENDGDLLRDAISNVMEAIQRNIESKKMRYKDKVVAQIFLMNTYWYIYMRTRNTELGKLLGEAYMKKRYRNAAEESAYLYQKLAWGRLVRLLEKESDDGGGEANKVEAFMNGFDEMCERHISSYNIVYDADLRDQIKEATLRLVLPVYTEFYDANMPALAAVVEDCRPPESIESSLRQIFEGGGGVQVEQTRSMSQFDGDE; encoded by the exons ATGGAAAACACTGCGCGCGCGCACACAGCTGCAATGGAGGCCATCAACGAAGACGACGAAGCGATAACGAAGCTCGAAACCGCATGCTCGGATCTGAAATCCATCCTCAACCAATGTGTCACCATAGACTCAACCTACAACAAGATCCACCAAAACCTCCAAACCATCCAAGAAAGCCTAACCATCTCATCAAAGACGGTCGCCCCCTTGCAATCCCTCTCCATCGCCAACAAAGCCCTCGACACAAGGATCAACCGCGCCGTCTCCCCCGCCCTCGCCCTCCTCTCCAGCTTCACCGCCTCCGAGTCACTCCAGCGCCTCCTCCTCGACATGGCCTCGGAGCTGTTCcccgagaagagcccgaagaaGAGGCTGGCCAAGCTGATCGAGTACGTCGGCTGCGTGGACCGGCTCGACGCTGCGATCGGCGCCATCGGGGAGGAGAGCGAGCCGGCAATCCAGAAGCTGCAGGAGGTGGTGGAGTTTCTTAGCCGGACCAAGGCGGCGGATCCGTACACCACGGCAAGGCTGAGGGAGACGCTGGCCACGCTCAAGGCGCTGTGCGAGGCGGAAGTGGATGCGATGAGGTTCGATGGGGTGCTTGATGAGGCGTTGCTGAATTTGCAGGATGAGTACGAGGCTTTGATGCTCGGAATCAGGCATCGCGACGGCGAGGGTTTGGGGACGGAGATGGAGATTGAGGTTTTGGAGAAGATTTCTCTCACGTTGGCTGCCAATGATTGCTTGGATATATGCATTGATATGTTTGTGAag GTTCGATACAGAAGAGCAGCGAAGGCTCTAATGCGACTAAACCCGGACTATCTCAGACGATACACACCAGAAGAAATAGACGAAATGCAATGGGAGGATCTAGAAACTTCCATTTCTCTATGGATGCAGCATTTAGAGCTCGCCGTTAaagccgtcctcgtctccgagAAGCGTCTCTGCCGCAGAGTACTCGGTGGCCTCATGGGCGGCGCGATCTGGCCGGAGTGCTTCATCAAGATTGCCGACAAGATCATGGCCGTCTTCTTTCGCTTCGGCGAGGGAGTTGCGAGGAGCGACAAGGCCCCGCAGAAGCTCTTCAAGCTCCTCGACATGTTTGATTCCCTCGAAGCCCTCAAGCCCGAGTTTGAGGAGGTGTTCGAGGGTGAAGCGGGCGCAGACATCTGCGCCCGCTTCAGGGAGCTCGAGAAGCTCCTTGTCCACGCCTCGACGAGGGTGTTTTGGGAGCTGGGGTTGCAGATTGAGGGGAGCCAAGACGGGCTGCCGCCGCCCGTGGATGGGTCGGTGCCGAAGCTTGTTAGGTACGCCGTCAACTACCTCAAGAACCTCGCCGTCGACAGTTACAGCTCCCCCATGGAGAAG GTGCTTAGAACACAACAGTTGTGGAAAGGAGGGACCCTCTCCGACCTTGAAAACGACGGGGATTTGTTAAGAGATGCGATTTCCAATGTGATGGAGGCGATCCAGAGGAACATCGAGTCAAAGAAAATGAGATATAAGGACAAAGTGGTGGCGCAAATATTCCTGATGAACACGTATTGGTACATATACATGAGGACTCGAAACACCGAGCTTGGGAAGCTGTTGGGAGAGGCTTACATGAAGAAGAGGTACAGGAACGCGGCCGAGGAGTCGGCTTACTTATACCAAAAGCTAGCGTGGGGTCGTCTAGTGAGGTTGCTAGAGAAAGAGAGCGACGACGGAGGCGGTGAAGCGAACAAGGTGGAGGCGTTTATGAATGGATTTGATGAGATGTGTGAGAGACACATTAGTAGCTACAACATTGTGTATGATGCGGATTTGAGGGATCAGATTAAGGAGGCTACTTTGAGGCTTGTTTTGCCTGTGTATACGGAATTTTATGATGCAAATATGCCGGCTTTAGCTGCTGTGGTTGAGGATTGCCGGCCGCCAGAGTCGATTGAATCGTCGTTGAGGCAGATTTTTgagggtggtggtggtgttCAAGTCGAGCAGACACGGTCGATGTCTCAATTTGATGGTGATGAGTAA
- the LOC121809696 gene encoding F-box protein At3g12350-like, producing the protein MIEEVIPLSFGDFPDDVQLCVLSFLHPSDLAAFACTCKRFEALYRHDQRLWFSLCHRRWGSKTLINKWGGGKISYKHLYLVLDEYDALIGFWRRFGDTPSPPPLVFFEWGPFYITGSRVSPSKNMGYGVIKKPFLWMSIAPGGEMLNYLDPEGRAEVNAEDLVMAELGVSESELIQVNVSFIGECHVVVEENLEVNVDPSSPNLRGEVSDEVYGSPPDQMKEIYQYLANKTSPSSRRQRRREKEKQRQGRRKWEPENFVKIVNCSPKPSRPLQGLWKGICDDMSLDFYLVSYDDVGGIACRKVGDFHRPLTYHGPIFWTPSLAFFDSPLSPEEDDIYNCRAHLRPADESQEIISTPDNGVVSHMLYINSSYDLVIPDLVGTTVNPRQVEGRIWQYKNGTFGFGFLRDDYIIDLKRIAINGHLLDTVEPSNGC; encoded by the exons ATGATCGAAGAGGTGATTCCATTGTCGTTCGGCGATTTCCCGGACGACGTGCAGCTCTGCGTGCTTTCGTTCCTCCACCCCTCTGATCTGGCAGCGTTCGCCTGCACCTGCAAGCGCTTCGAAGCCCTCTACCGCCACGACCAGCGCCTCTGGTTCTCCCTCTGCCACCGCCGATGGGgatccaaaaccctaatcaaCAAATGGGGCGGGGGTAAGATCTCCTACAAGCACCTCTACCTCGTCCTCGATGAGTACGACGCTCTAATCGGCTTCTGGCGCCGCTTCGGCGACACCCCCTCCCCGCCGCCGCTGGTGTTCTTCGAGTGGGGGCCGTTCTACATCACCGGTTCCAGGGTTTCGCCATCGAAGAACATGGGTTACGGAGTGATAAAAAAGCCCTTTCTGTGGATGAGCATTGCCCCCGGAGGGGAGATGTTGAATTACCTTGATCCGGAGGGGAGGGCGGAGGTGAATGCGGAAGATTTGGTCATGGCAGAATTGGGGGTTTCAGAGAGTGAGTTGATTCAGGTGAATGTGAGCTTCATTGGGGAATGCCAtgtggtggtggaggagaaTTTGGAGGTCAATGTGGATCCGAGCTCGCCCAATTTGAGAGGTGAGGTGTCTGATGAAGTGTACGGGTCGCCACCGGACCAGATGAAGGAGATTTATCAGTATCTGGCGAATAAGACGAGCCCATCCTCGAGGCGGCAGAGGAGGAGGGAGAAAGAGAAGCAGAGGCAGGGGAGGAGGAAATGGGAGCCTGAGAATTTTGTCAAGATTGTCAATTGCTCACCCAAACCTTCTCGCCCATTGCAGGGCCTGTGGAAG GGTATTTGTGATGACATGAGCTTGGATTTCTATCTAGTGAGCTATGACGATGTTGGGGGTATAGCTTGCAGGAAGGTGGGGGACTTTCATAGGCCTCTGACTTACCACGGCCCAATATTCTGGACCCCAAGTCTGGCATTCTTCGACTCTCCTCTTTCTCCTGAAGAGGATGACATATACAATTGCCGGGCGCACCTTAGGCCAGCAGATGAAAGCCAGGAAATTATTTCAACTCCAGATAATGGAGTTGTCTCTCACATGCTTTACATCAACTCGAGCTATGACTTGGTTATTCCAGACTTAGTCGGGACTACCGTGAATCCTAGGCAGGTGGAAGGAAGGATCTGGCAGTACAAAAATGGGACATTTGGGTTTGGTTTTCTACGAGACGACTACATTATCGACCTCAAGCGTATTGCTATAAATGGTCACCTTCTTGATACAGTGGAACCTAGCAATGGTTGTTGA